The following are encoded together in the Chaetodon auriga isolate fChaAug3 chromosome 4, fChaAug3.hap1, whole genome shotgun sequence genome:
- the LOC143318884 gene encoding E3 ubiquitin-protein ligase pellino homolog 1-like, with the protein MFSLGQENISTSPASTKGPVKYGELIVLGCNGSLPNGDKGRRKSRFALCRRNKANGVKPSTVHSSCTPQAAKAISNKEQHSISYTLSRAQTVVVEYTHDSNTDMFQIGRSTENPIDFVVTDTVPGGQSHADGQTVQSTISRFACRIICQRNPPYSARIYAAGFDSSKNIFLGEKAAKWRMRDGQMDGLTTNGVLVMHPHQGFSQDSKPGLWREISVCGNVFTLRETRSSQQRGKMVDSECNELVDGSLIDLCGATLLWRTAEGLAHTPTVKHLEALRQELNAGRPQCPVGFNTLAFPSLRRKDVLDERQPWAYLHCGHVHGYHGWGGRHNPEVEAECQERECPMCRARGPYVPLWLGCEAAFYVDAEPPTHAFTPCGHVCSEKTTAYWSQIPLPHGTHTFHAACPFCIQPLSGESGYIRLIFQSPLD; encoded by the exons ATGTTTTCGCTTGGTCAAGAAAACATCTCCACCTCCCCTGCTTCCACCAAAGGACCAGTCAAATATGGAGAGCTCATTGTGTTGGG GTGTAACGGCTCTCTGCCCAATGGTGACAAGGGGAGGCGGAAAAGTCGCTTTGCTCTGTGTCGTAGAAACAAGGCCAACGGTGTGAAACCCAGCACTGTCCACTCATCCTGCACACCTCAGGCTGCCAAG GCTATAAGCAACAAGGAGCAGCACAGCATTTCATACACTCTGTCCCGGGCGCAGACGGTGGTGGTGGAGTACACCCATGACAGCAATACAGACATGTTCCAG ATTGGCCGTTCTACAGAAAATCCCATTGACTTTGTGGTGACGGACACAGTGCCGGGTGGTCAGAGCCATGCTGATGGCCAGACTGTTCAGAGCACCATCTCCCGCTTCGCCTGCCGCATCATCTGCCAAAGAAACCCACCTTACTCTGCACGGATCTACGCCGCAGGCTTTGACTCCTCCAAGAACATCTTCCTCGGG GAGAAGGCGGCCAAGTGGAGGATGCGGGACGGCCAGATGGACGGACTGACCACCAACGGCGTTCTGGTGATGCACCCACACCAGGGCTTCAGCCAGGACTCTAAACCTGGACTGTGGAGGGAGATCTCAGTCTGCGGCAACGTCTTCACACTGCGGGAAACTAGGTCATCTCAGCAGAGGGGCAAGATG GTGGACTCTGAGTGTAATGAGCTGGTGGACGGCTCGCTCATCGACCTGTGCGGTGCCACCCTGCTGTGGCGGACGGCCGAGGGCCTGGCGCACACACCCACCGTCAAACACCTGGAGGCTCTGCGGCAGGAGCTGAACGCCGGCCGGCCGCAGTGTCCCGTGGGCTTCAACACGCTGGCCTTCCCCAGCCTTCGCCGCAAAGACGTCCTGGATGAGAGGCAGCCCTGGGCCTACCTGCACTGCGGCCATGTGCACGGCTACCACGGCTGGGGGGGGCGCCATAACCCCGAGGTGGAGGCGGAGTGTCAGGAGAGAGAGTGCCCCATGTGCAGGGCGCGGGGCCCCTATGTGCCGCTGTGGCTGGGCTGCGAGGCGGCCTTCTACGTGGACGCGGAGCCCCCCACCCATGCCTTCACCCCCTGTGGTCACGTCTGCTCGGAGAAGACGACGGCGTACTGGAGTCAGATCCCGCTGCCGCACggcacacacaccttccacgCCGCCTGCCCGTTCTGCATCCAGCCGCTGAGTGGAGAGTCTGGCTACATCAGACTCATCTTCCAAAGCCCGCTGGACTAG
- the vps54 gene encoding vacuolar protein sorting-associated protein 54 — translation MASSHSSSPVPRVGRDGIYHKERDPSPPRCRSIRSLPDVCPKEPTGEGRGLCDGPSVVAEHDRWTVYSSKVNLPAALNDPRLAKRESDFFTKTWGLDFAETEVMPSFFLPSITREHFGPYLQEMAQRERIHERCKTICPNKDDVDAVSSITTNHDKSRAELEQVPKIFMKPDFALEDPATFNTVLPWSHFNSAGGKSSRDVASSKLLQEKLSHYLDVVEVSIARQISLRSEAFFHAMSSQHELQDRLQETQRAVAVLRGRTAAIDRVMCQGPLQALRTALTRNNCVKLHNKLKLMAAVHQTQPTVQLLLSTSEFVGALELISTTKEVLQQELQGIHSFRHLGSQLCELEKLIDKMMVEDFSMYARSDLNRSLKEEPQVLEKERLESLVFGLLRQRKLDFLDIYSDEMIVAAKAIVTQCVAESVLHIEEIDTEVVTKLADQMRVMTFPQWFELLKNVFESFLLFLQRIKATLNVIRNVVLEVLASNQKNRLLEEVSSEASGQEASHGPSLLQGEAELAYLTHEGLFISDALNEAQQLRQQAAVQDQSSAAGSRTQQSRPEAVSSDSACGTTETSISFMSCENMMPTDLELNRVNNNVQELLYSASDVSHDRCVKVLTARAKDGSLERLSSAEFVCLSQAVEGFVRDTEELCGRRSVSLRGTLQSQANRFVHRFHEERKTKLGLLLDNERWKQAEVPAEFQDLVNSIADGRITLPERKIPGAEDRKPTEFLLINGQKYAVVGTVLLLIRIFLEYCQCVNDIPSIATDMLTRLSDLLKHFNSRSCQLVLGAGALQVVGLKTITTKNLALASRCLQLVVHYIPIIRAHFETKLQPKQFSVLRHFDHITKDYNDHIAEISAKLVAIMDSLFEKVLSKYEVKAPMPSACFRNVCKQMAKMHEAIYELLPEEQTQMLFLRINASFKMHLKRQLARLGVVNDGGPQHGLVVVDVAFYTENVQALKSLERLDLNMAEIWEQKR, via the exons ATGGCCTCCAGCCACAGCTCCTCCCCAGTGCCTCGTGTAGGCCGAGATGGGATCTATCACAAGGAGCGGGATCCTTCCCCCCCTCGCTGCCGGTCCATCCGGTCCCTGCCTGACGTCTGTCCCAAGGAACCCACTG GCGAGGGGCGGGGCCTGTGTGACGGCCCGTCCGTGGTGGCGGAGCACGACAGGTGGACGGTGTACAGCTCCAAGGTCAACCTCCCCGCCGCGCTAAACGACCCGCGGCTCGCCAAACGGGAGTCTGACTTTTTCACCAAAACATGGGGGCTGGACTTCGCGGAGACAGAGGTGATgccctccttcttcctccccaGCATCACCAGGGAACACTTCGGACCCTACCTCCAGGAGATGGCTCAG agggAAAGAATCCACGAACGCTGCAAGACGATCTGTCCCAACAAAGACGATGTGGACGCCGTCTCCAGTATCACCACCAACCATG ACAAATCCAGAGCTGAGTTGGAACAAGTCCCGAAG ATCTTCATGAAGCCTGACTTCGCCCTGGAGGACCCGGCCACCTTCAACACCGTCCTGCCCTGGTCACACTTCAACAGTGCTGGggggaagagcagcagagacgtGGCCTCCTCCAAACTGCTGCAGGAGAAG CTGAGTCACTACCTGGATGTGGTGGAAGTGAGCATCGCCCGGCAGATCTCTCTGCGCTCCGAGGCCTTCTTTCATGCCATGTCCTCGCAGCACGAGCTGCAGGACCGACTACAGGAGACGCAGCGGGCCGTGGCCGTCCTGCGGGGCCGGACCGCCGCCATAGACCGGGTCATGTGCCAGGGGCCTCTACAGGCCCTCCGCACCGCCCTGACCCGCAACAACTGCGTGAAGCTGCACAacaagctgaagctgatggcGGCGGTGCATCAGACGCAGCCCAccgtgcagctgctgctctccacctccGAGTTTGTCGGCGCACTGGAGCTCATCTCCACCACCaaggaggtgctgcagcaggagctgcagggaaTCCACAGCTTCAG acATCTGGGCTCCCAGCTGTGCGAGCTGGAGAAGCTGATCGATAAGATGATGGTGGAGGATTTCAGCATGTACGCCCGCAGCGACCTGAACCGCAGCCTGAAGGAGGAGCCGCAGGTCCTGGAGAAG gagCGTCTGGAGTCTCTGGTCTTCGGCCTGCTGCGGCAGAGGAAGCTGGACTTTCTGGATATTTACAGCGATGAGATGATCGTGGCTGCCAAGGCCATCGTCACTCAG tgtgtaGCAGAAAGTGTTTTGCACATAGAAGAAATTGACACTGAAGTCGTCACTAA gctaGCCGACCAGATGCGTGTGATGACGTTCCCTCAGTGGTTTGAGCTGCTGAAAAACGTCTTTGAgagtttcctcctcttcctgcagagGATCAAG gCCACCCTGAACGTGATCAGAAATGTGGTCCTGGAGGTTCTGGCCTCGAACCAGAAGAACCGGCTCCTGGAGGAGGTCAGTTCAGAGGCTTCAGGCCAGGAGGCTTCCCACGGCCCATCACTCCTGCAGGGGGAGGCTGAGCTGGCCTACCTCACCCACGAGGGTCTGTTCATCAGCGACGCTCTGAACGAGGCCCAGCAGCTGCGGCAGCAGGCGGCGGTCCAGGATCAGAGCTCTGCGGCGGGCTCCAGAACGCAGCAGAGCCGACCAGAGGCTGTCAGCAGCGACTCTGCCTGTGGGACCACAGAGACCTCCATCAGCTTCAT gTCCTGTGAGAACATGATGCCCACTGACCTGGAGCTGAACCGCGTCAACAACAACGTCCAGGAGCTGCTGTACTCCGCCTCCGACGTCAGCCATGACCGCTGCGTCAAAGTCCTCACGGCCAGAGCAAAG GACGGCTCTCTGGAGCGTCTGAGCTCGGCcgagtttgtgtgtctctctcaggcGGTGGAGGGTTTCGTCAGGGACACCGAGGAGCTGTGCGGTAGGCGAAGCGTCTCCCTGAGGGGGACGCTGCAGAGCCAAGCCAACCGCTTCGTCCACCGCTTTCACGAAGAGCGCAAGACCAAGCTCGg cctcctcctggATAATGAGCGCTGGAAGCAGGCGGAGGTTCCTGCTGAGTTTCAGGATCTGGTGAACTCCATCGCTGACGGCAGAATAACACTACCAGAGCGCAAAATCCCAG GTGCGGAGGACAGGAAGCCCACTGAGTTTCTGCTCATCAACGGGCAAAAATACGCTGTCGTCGG GACGGTTCTGCTGCTGATCCGGATCTTTCTGGaatactgtcagtgtgtcaatGACATCCCATCCATCGCCACTGACATGCTGACGCGCCTGTCAGACCTCCTCAAG CACTTCAACTCTCGGAGCTGCCAGCTGGTTCTGGGAGCCGGAGCTCTGCAGGTTGTCGGCCTCAAGACCATCACCACCAAAAACCTCG catTAGCATCCCGCTGCCTGCAGCTGGTGGTTCACTACATTCCCATCATCAGAGCTCATTTTGAGACCAAACTGCAGCCCAAACAGTTCAGCGTCCTACGACACTTCGACCACATCACGAAG GACTACAATGATCACATAGCAGAGATATCTGCGAAGCTGGTGGCCATCATGGACAGTCTGTTTGAGAAGGTTTTATCAAAG TATGAAGTGAAGGCTCCGATGCCGTCGGCCTGCTTCAGAAATGTCTGTAAGCAGATGGCAAAGATGCACGAAGCCATTTATGAGCTTTTACCTGAGGAGCAGACACAG ATGTTGTTCCTGAGGATTAATGCCAGTTTTAAGATGCACTTGAAGAGGCAGCTGGCTCGACTCGGGGTCGTTAATGATGGAGGACCCCAGCACGG gctggtggtggtggacgTTGCTTTCTACACAGAGAACGTTCAGGCACTGAAGAGCCTCGAGCGGCTCGACCTGAACATGGCCGAGATCTGGGAGCAGAAGAGGTGA